A portion of the Carya illinoinensis cultivar Pawnee chromosome 11, C.illinoinensisPawnee_v1, whole genome shotgun sequence genome contains these proteins:
- the LOC122280595 gene encoding uncharacterized protein LOC122280595 isoform X1 translates to MEEGRALVHVCKFCSKRFPCGRSLGGHMRSHLRNNSAEIEGKLSKIKLSSFNTGRNQTSTEMGLEAGTHAGYGLRENPKKTRRLADSGEEASLFDKFCKECGKKFQSWKALFGHMKCHSEKEKNSNSLEDQDSLTSANQKLAMDSQSDNETAAPNRRRRSERKTRYTATETSSFSLANASSSASEIEQEREEVAMCLMMLSRDVGHWGGLNSSAESSDNNSVFLETPESFQTKPISKIEGKISVCNDSENEKVKKLSYKKLEPGNLDSEELKGRRSEFCTSGNSRSRSRRNKTEASNDGFFNDEMIKTSQIDDEFGFDDSEVELGKNFLKETALSQAQLASIKCNSSKRKFHDSYDPELRSESLKNLTTNSLESEICKNPHKRSKFECTTCNKIFQSYQALGGHRASHKKIKGCFASRIESSENSIETELSPDPTADSKLVKFCKNENSIDQEIAAGCDKKTETSQGSKKSKGHKCPICLKVFPSGQALGGHKRSHLVGGSDARHNPIPTIVIQKPVPEIRDFLDLNLPAPVEEESNGHVGFPPWWVGSTHKHEALVNWISNRIS, encoded by the coding sequence ATGGAAGAAGGTCGAGCATTAGTACATGTATGCAAGTTCTGCAGCAAGAGGTTTCCTTGTGGTAGATCCTTGGGAGGCCATATGAGGTCTCATTTGAGAAATAATTCAGCTGAAATAGAAGGAAAACTCAGCAAAATAAAGCTCTCCTCTTTCAACACTGGCAGAAACCAGACAAGTACTGAGATGGGTTTGGAAGCTGGGACTCATGCTGGTTACGGCCTCAGAGAGAATCCCAAGAAAACTAGGAGGCTTGCAGATTCAGGTGAAGAGGCTTCACTCTTTGACAAGTTCTGCAAAGAATGTGGAAAAAAGTTTCAGTCTTGGAAAGCTCTCTTTGGTCACATGAAGTGTCActcagaaaaagagaagaattcCAATAGCTTGGAGGATCAGGATTCATTGACTAGTGCTAACCAGAAGCTGGCCATGGACAGTCAATCCGACAATGAAACCGCAGCTCCAAATCGGAGGAGGAGATCGGAAAGAAAAACAAGGTACACGGCCACTGAaacctcttctttttctttagccAATGCTTCCTCTTCTGCTTCTGAGATTGAGCAAGAACGAGAAGAGGTTGCTATGTGCTTGATGATGCTTTCTAGGGATGTGGGTCATTGGGGTGGTTTGAATTCTTCTGCTGAGTCTTCTGATAATAATTCAGTGTTCTTAGAAACTCCAGAATCTTTTCAAACTAAACCAATTTCCAAAATTGAGGGCAAGATTTCTGTCTGTAATGATAGTGAGAATGAGAAAGTGAAGAAACTCAGTTATAAGAAGTTGGAGCCTGGTAATTTGGATTCTGAGGAGCTCAAAGGGAGACGGTCAGAATTCTGTACTTCTGGCAATTCAAGAAGTCGGTCTAGAAGAAACAAAACTGAAGCTTCAAATGATGGGTTTTTcaatgatgagatgataaagACATCTCAGATCGATGATGAATTTGGATTTGACGATTCTGAAGTTGAATTGGGGAAGAATTTTTTGAAGGAGACTGCTTTAAGTCAAGCTCAATTGGCTTCCATTAAGTGTAACTCAAGCAAGAGAAAGTTCCACGATTCCTATGATCCTGAATTGAGATCCGAGTCCTTGAAAAATTTGACTACCAATTCTTTAGAGTCTGAAATCTGCAAGAATCCCCATAAGAGGAGCAAATTTGAGTGTACTACTTGCAACAAAATCTTTCAGTCATACCAAGCTCTTGGAGGACACAGAGCTAGTCATAAAAAGATCAAAGGCTGCTTTGCTTCAAGGATTGAGAGTAGTGAGAATAGCATCGAAACCGAACTCTCTCCTGACCCTACTGCAGATAGTAAGCTCGTGAAATTCTGCaagaatgagaattccattgaCCAAGAAATAGCTGCTGGTTGTGATAAAAAGACTGAGACAAGCCAAGGGTCCAAGAAGAGTAAGGGGCATAAGTGCCCAATTTGCCTCAAGGTTTTTCCATCAGGCCAAGCCTTGGGAGGACACAAAAGATCCCATTTGGTTGGGGGCTCTGACGCTAGACACAATCCTATTCCTACCATTGTGATTCAGAAACCAGTCCCGGAAATTCGGGACTTTCTTGACCTTAATCTTCCTGCTCCTGTTGAAGAAGAGAGCAATGGCCATGTCGGGTTCCCGCCGTGGTGGGTGGGAAGCACCCACAAGCACGAGGCCCTCGTGAATTGGATCTCTAACCGAATTTCTTAG
- the LOC122280595 gene encoding uncharacterized protein LOC122280595 isoform X2: MRSHLRNNSAEIEGKLSKIKLSSFNTGRNQTSTEMGLEAGTHAGYGLRENPKKTRRLADSGEEASLFDKFCKECGKKFQSWKALFGHMKCHSEKEKNSNSLEDQDSLTSANQKLAMDSQSDNETAAPNRRRRSERKTRYTATETSSFSLANASSSASEIEQEREEVAMCLMMLSRDVGHWGGLNSSAESSDNNSVFLETPESFQTKPISKIEGKISVCNDSENEKVKKLSYKKLEPGNLDSEELKGRRSEFCTSGNSRSRSRRNKTEASNDGFFNDEMIKTSQIDDEFGFDDSEVELGKNFLKETALSQAQLASIKCNSSKRKFHDSYDPELRSESLKNLTTNSLESEICKNPHKRSKFECTTCNKIFQSYQALGGHRASHKKIKGCFASRIESSENSIETELSPDPTADSKLVKFCKNENSIDQEIAAGCDKKTETSQGSKKSKGHKCPICLKVFPSGQALGGHKRSHLVGGSDARHNPIPTIVIQKPVPEIRDFLDLNLPAPVEEESNGHVGFPPWWVGSTHKHEALVNWISNRIS; this comes from the coding sequence ATGAGGTCTCATTTGAGAAATAATTCAGCTGAAATAGAAGGAAAACTCAGCAAAATAAAGCTCTCCTCTTTCAACACTGGCAGAAACCAGACAAGTACTGAGATGGGTTTGGAAGCTGGGACTCATGCTGGTTACGGCCTCAGAGAGAATCCCAAGAAAACTAGGAGGCTTGCAGATTCAGGTGAAGAGGCTTCACTCTTTGACAAGTTCTGCAAAGAATGTGGAAAAAAGTTTCAGTCTTGGAAAGCTCTCTTTGGTCACATGAAGTGTCActcagaaaaagagaagaattcCAATAGCTTGGAGGATCAGGATTCATTGACTAGTGCTAACCAGAAGCTGGCCATGGACAGTCAATCCGACAATGAAACCGCAGCTCCAAATCGGAGGAGGAGATCGGAAAGAAAAACAAGGTACACGGCCACTGAaacctcttctttttctttagccAATGCTTCCTCTTCTGCTTCTGAGATTGAGCAAGAACGAGAAGAGGTTGCTATGTGCTTGATGATGCTTTCTAGGGATGTGGGTCATTGGGGTGGTTTGAATTCTTCTGCTGAGTCTTCTGATAATAATTCAGTGTTCTTAGAAACTCCAGAATCTTTTCAAACTAAACCAATTTCCAAAATTGAGGGCAAGATTTCTGTCTGTAATGATAGTGAGAATGAGAAAGTGAAGAAACTCAGTTATAAGAAGTTGGAGCCTGGTAATTTGGATTCTGAGGAGCTCAAAGGGAGACGGTCAGAATTCTGTACTTCTGGCAATTCAAGAAGTCGGTCTAGAAGAAACAAAACTGAAGCTTCAAATGATGGGTTTTTcaatgatgagatgataaagACATCTCAGATCGATGATGAATTTGGATTTGACGATTCTGAAGTTGAATTGGGGAAGAATTTTTTGAAGGAGACTGCTTTAAGTCAAGCTCAATTGGCTTCCATTAAGTGTAACTCAAGCAAGAGAAAGTTCCACGATTCCTATGATCCTGAATTGAGATCCGAGTCCTTGAAAAATTTGACTACCAATTCTTTAGAGTCTGAAATCTGCAAGAATCCCCATAAGAGGAGCAAATTTGAGTGTACTACTTGCAACAAAATCTTTCAGTCATACCAAGCTCTTGGAGGACACAGAGCTAGTCATAAAAAGATCAAAGGCTGCTTTGCTTCAAGGATTGAGAGTAGTGAGAATAGCATCGAAACCGAACTCTCTCCTGACCCTACTGCAGATAGTAAGCTCGTGAAATTCTGCaagaatgagaattccattgaCCAAGAAATAGCTGCTGGTTGTGATAAAAAGACTGAGACAAGCCAAGGGTCCAAGAAGAGTAAGGGGCATAAGTGCCCAATTTGCCTCAAGGTTTTTCCATCAGGCCAAGCCTTGGGAGGACACAAAAGATCCCATTTGGTTGGGGGCTCTGACGCTAGACACAATCCTATTCCTACCATTGTGATTCAGAAACCAGTCCCGGAAATTCGGGACTTTCTTGACCTTAATCTTCCTGCTCCTGTTGAAGAAGAGAGCAATGGCCATGTCGGGTTCCCGCCGTGGTGGGTGGGAAGCACCCACAAGCACGAGGCCCTCGTGAATTGGATCTCTAACCGAATTTCTTAG